From one bacterium genomic stretch:
- a CDS encoding IS4 family transposase, whose translation MVNDSVMKDKKLKKKHAIREEDLQGFKPLYKFIPFLERFHLVKDHHNRELHLDQYLSLILLYFFNPIIDSLRGIQQVSHLDKVKKLLGVEKGVSLGSLSEASSVFDAELIAPLIKELTSKAIPLEKDPQLRALQQTLVAVDGTLLAALPKMLWALWLDDNHRAGKLHLEFNIVKNIPLNAKITHANANEKTVLREFLSPDKIYTLDVGYSEYKLFQEIIDAQSSFVARLKDNAVYDIAEQRLLTDADKEAGVKKDIVVRLGCKSKQDTITSPVRVIEVFHEGNSSRPRTSRVSSKKTFRTTESDYTFVIVTNRMDLSAEIIALIYRYRWQIELFFRWFKCILGCTHLISLSQNGVSIQVYCALIASMLITLWTGCKPNKRTFEMLCFYFLGWANEEELSQHIKKLKEPKKKKPKLTAFTGSWSVFNPLLANQD comes from the coding sequence ATGGTTAATGATTCAGTTATGAAGGACAAAAAACTTAAAAAGAAGCATGCGATCAGGGAGGAAGACCTTCAGGGATTCAAGCCCCTTTATAAGTTTATCCCTTTTCTCGAACGCTTTCATTTGGTTAAAGACCATCATAATCGAGAGCTTCATTTAGACCAATATCTCAGCCTTATTTTATTATACTTCTTTAACCCTATTATAGATAGTCTTCGTGGAATTCAACAGGTTTCTCACCTTGATAAGGTTAAGAAGTTGCTTGGTGTTGAAAAAGGTGTAAGTCTTGGCTCTCTTTCTGAAGCAAGTTCTGTTTTTGATGCTGAGCTGATTGCCCCTTTAATTAAAGAATTAACAAGCAAAGCTATCCCCTTAGAGAAAGACCCTCAACTTAGAGCGTTGCAACAGACTCTTGTAGCTGTAGATGGGACACTCCTGGCTGCTTTGCCTAAGATGCTCTGGGCATTATGGCTTGACGACAATCATCGGGCAGGTAAACTTCACCTTGAATTTAATATCGTTAAAAATATCCCTCTTAATGCCAAAATTACTCATGCCAATGCTAATGAAAAAACTGTCCTGCGAGAGTTCCTTTCTCCGGATAAAATCTATACTCTGGATGTTGGATATAGCGAATATAAACTCTTTCAGGAGATTATAGATGCCCAGAGTTCTTTTGTTGCCAGGTTGAAAGATAACGCTGTTTATGATATTGCTGAACAAAGACTTTTAACTGATGCTGACAAAGAAGCAGGGGTTAAAAAAGATATAGTCGTTCGATTAGGCTGCAAAAGCAAACAAGATACCATTACCTCTCCTGTTCGAGTTATTGAGGTCTTTCATGAGGGTAATAGTTCAAGACCAAGAACATCAAGGGTCTCAAGCAAAAAGACCTTCAGAACGACTGAGTCTGACTATACCTTTGTTATTGTCACTAACCGCATGGACTTATCTGCTGAAATAATAGCTCTTATCTATCGCTATAGATGGCAGATAGAGCTTTTCTTCCGCTGGTTTAAGTGTATCCTCGGCTGCACCCATCTCATCTCCCTTTCCCAGAATGGTGTCTCTATTCAGGTCTACTGTGCTCTTATCGCCAGTATGTTAATTACCCTCTGGACTGGCTGCAAGCCTAATAAACGCACCTTCGAAATGTTATGCTTCTATTTTTTGGGCTGGGCTAATGAGGAAGAACTAAGCCAGCATATCAAAAAACTTAAAGAACCTAAAAAGAAGAAACCTAAACTAACCGCC